From Brevundimonas vesicularis:
GGGTGCGGCTGAGCAGATTGGTGTGTTTGCCCTGCCAACCCAGGCCGGCGCGCTGGGCCAGAGGCTTTTCCATCAGGGGGGCGGTGTCGACGAAGACCTTGATGTCCGCGCCGTTGCGGGCCGCGATCTGGCCCGCCAGCTGTTTCAGCCGGCCCTTGATGACCTCATGATAGTCGTCGCCGCGCGCATAGACCGAGATGTAGCCGGCCGAGCGGTCGGCCAGCTGATCGAGCGGGTTCTGGTCGGGGCCGTAGTTCATGCCCAGGACGATGGCGGTCCTGGCCTCGTCCCACATGGCGGTGGGGTGCTGGCGGCGATCCAGCGTCGTCTCCATCCATTCCATGTCGCCATGCCGGCCTTCGTCCACGAAATGCCGCAGCCGCTCGCCCGCCGGCCAGGCGTCAGCCGCCGAGGCGAACCGGCAGACATCGAAGCCGAGCTCGGCCGCGCGCTGGCGGATGAAGGTTTTCAAGCGGTCGGACACGGGGCGGGGGATAGCATGAAGTCTCATCCCTGCGGAGCGGGGAGGTGGCGCGGCGCGTCTTCGCGCCGTGACGGAGGGGTTCTTCAGCGCATCACTGGCGTCTGTGGGACTTCAAGAGCCCCTCCACCGCTTCGCGGTCCCCCTCCCCATTTCATGGGGAGGAGACGGTCATGCGCCGTCGAACAGTTCAAGAAGCTGGGCCTTAATGTCGGCCGGCCAGGGGGCGATCAGGACGACCAGACGATCGCGGTCGCTGGCGAACAGGGCGCGGCTGGCCTCTTCGAAGTCGGAGGCGTCGCCGGCCATCTCGACCATGAACCCGTAGGCGGCGTCAGTGCGACGGCGGCGTGCATCGTTTCCTGCGCCGGTCTTGCGGGCCTGTTCCACCAGACGGCGCAGGGCGGCCGAGGCGCCGCCCGGCTGGGTCGCCAGCCAGTCCCAGTGGCGAGGCAAAAGCGTGACCTCGCGTGCGGCGACGCCCAGACGCGGACGGCCGCGCTTTGGAGCCGGAGCCGGTTCTTGTTCCCGAAGATCCAGATCGACCGGGCGACCGGTCGCCAGATCGAACACGCGCAGCGCGGCTTGAGGCGAGGCCGCCAAGGCCTTGCGAATGGCGGCAGCCACGGCGGCGTCCGAGCCTCTTGCGATGCGTCGGGGGCCGTCGAACAGGACCAGATCACGATCTTCGTCGCTCATGTATTTACCCGGATGAAACTATCTGTCATGTTTATACCCGGATAAATAAGAGAGCGCCATGACCCCGACAAATCGCAAGAGCCTGATCGCCGAATATAAGGAGCGCGCGACCATCGCCGGGGTCTATGCCGTGATCTGCAGCGCGACAGGTCAGGCCTGGGTCGGCAAGAGCCGCCACATCGACACCGAGCAGAACGGCCTGTGGTTCGCGCTGCGCCACGGCGGCAGTCCGTATCGGTCGCTTCAGGCGGCGTGGAAGGCGCACACGCCCGAGGATTTCCGCTTCGAACAGCTGGACCGCCTGCCGGAAGACATCTCGGATCTGAGGCGCAAGGACGAGCTGGCTAGTCGCGCCAAGCTGTGGATCGCCCGGTTGGGCGCAGAGGCGCTTTAAAAATCCAGATCCGCGTACCAGGCCGAGGGCGGCACGCCGACGAAGCGGTCGGCGAGCAGGGGGCGGAAGCAGGGGCGGGATTTGAGCTTGGAATACCAGGTCTTCAGTCCGGGCCAGGTCTTCCACTGGATCTCGCCGAAATAGTCCAGCACCGACAGGTGGGCGGCGGCGATCAGGTCGGCTTGGGACAGGCGGCGGCCGGCCAGCCAGTCGCGGGCGGCGACCAGGTCCTCCAGCATGGCGAGATGGAATTTCAGGGCGTCGCGCCCGTCGCGCAGGGCGCGGGCTTCGGGCGGGCCCAGCTTGAGCAGCGGTTTTTCCATCCGCTCGTGCAGCAGGACGGCGTCGACCTCGTCCATGAAGCGGCGCTCGAACCAGCCGGTCAGGCGGCGCGCCTCGGCCCGTTCGGCGAGGTCGGCGGGCAGCAGCAGCGGCCCCTTCTGCTGATCCTCGATCCAGCCCAGGATGGCGGGCAGTTCGCACAGCACCAGCGGACGGCCGCGATCCATCGTCTGGATCACCGGCGGCAGGCCGGATGGATTGAAGTCATTGACTGGGCAATCGTCCTCCCACGGACGGACCGGGGTGTCGGTCCATTCGATCCGCGCCTCGCCCAGCGCCAGTCGCGCGGCGCGAGACGCGGGCTGGAAGGCGAAGTGGAAGAGAACGCAAGGGTCGGGCATCTAAGGGTGATGCGCCCGGACCCGTTAAATCGGCGTTTACCGCATCAGGACCACGGCCCCTTGGGCGCGAGGCCGGTCGGGGCGGTGGCGGCTTGCGGCTCGGCGGGAGCCGCGGCGGGGATCGCGGGCTGCGGACGGGCGTGGCCGCGCGGGTCGGCGTGGATCAGGATGTCGGCGGCGGGATACTGGGCCAGCACCCGGTTCTCGGCGGCGACGACGATGGCGTGTGCGGCGTCCAGGGTCTGGTGCGCGTCCAGATCGACATGCATCTGGATCATCATCACCTGACCGGACATGCGAGTGCGCAGCTGGTGCACGCCGAAGACCTGGGGGTCGGCCAGGACGGCCTTGGTGATGGCGGCGCGGTCGGCCTCGGGCACGGCGCGGTCCAGCAGGTGATCGGCGGCGGCCTTCAACATGCCGGTCGCGCCCCAGAACAGCCAGACGGCGACGACGATGCCTGCGGCTGCATCCAGTCCTGGCGCGCCCAGGAAGGCGCCTGAAATCACGCCGATCAGCACCACGACGTTGGCGGCGAGGTCCGCCGCATAGTGGGCACGGTCGCCGGCGACGGCGACGGAGCCGGTCTTCTTCAGCGTTTGGGTCTGCATCCACACCAGCCAGGCCGTGATGACGA
This genomic window contains:
- a CDS encoding DUF2239 family protein, with the protein product MSDEDRDLVLFDGPRRIARGSDAAVAAAIRKALAASPQAALRVFDLATGRPVDLDLREQEPAPAPKRGRPRLGVAAREVTLLPRHWDWLATQPGGASAALRRLVEQARKTGAGNDARRRRTDAAYGFMVEMAGDASDFEEASRALFASDRDRLVVLIAPWPADIKAQLLELFDGA
- a CDS encoding GIY-YIG nuclease family protein codes for the protein MTPTNRKSLIAEYKERATIAGVYAVICSATGQAWVGKSRHIDTEQNGLWFALRHGGSPYRSLQAAWKAHTPEDFRFEQLDRLPEDISDLRRKDELASRAKLWIARLGAEAL
- a CDS encoding glutathione S-transferase family protein, with amino-acid sequence MPDPCVLFHFAFQPASRAARLALGEARIEWTDTPVRPWEDDCPVNDFNPSGLPPVIQTMDRGRPLVLCELPAILGWIEDQQKGPLLLPADLAERAEARRLTGWFERRFMDEVDAVLLHERMEKPLLKLGPPEARALRDGRDALKFHLAMLEDLVAARDWLAGRRLSQADLIAAAHLSVLDYFGEIQWKTWPGLKTWYSKLKSRPCFRPLLADRFVGVPPSAWYADLDF
- a CDS encoding cation diffusion facilitator family transporter, encoding MTTPAPAPASLDDAHLATRRITRLSVGVAVVLIAMKAFALGASGSVSILATLADSVLDLAASLTTFFAVRWAAAPADEDYRYGHGKGEALSALVQAGLVFASALFIAWEGVQRIFDPRPVTAGAWASGIVVATIVITAWLVWMQTQTLKKTGSVAVAGDRAHYAADLAANVVVLIGVISGAFLGAPGLDAAAGIVVAVWLFWGATGMLKAAADHLLDRAVPEADRAAITKAVLADPQVFGVHQLRTRMSGQVMMIQMHVDLDAHQTLDAAHAIVVAAENRVLAQYPAADILIHADPRGHARPQPAIPAAAPAEPQAATAPTGLAPKGPWS